GGCCAGGCCATCATCCGCGCCGGCGACGACATCGAACAGGTCTGGGACGACCTCGGCACCAAGTCGGCCATTCTCGAAGCCTTCGTGCCGTTCGAGCGCGAGATCTCGGTGATCGCGGCCCGCTCCGCGTCCGGCGAGGTCGAGTGCTTCGACGTCACCGAGAACGAGCATCGCGATCACATTCTGAAATTTTCACGGGTGCCGGCCGCGATCCCCGAGGAGCTTGCCGCGCAGGCGCGCGCGATCGCCGAAAAGATCGCATCCGCACTCGACTATGTCGGCGTGCTTGCGGTGGAATTGTTCGTGGTGCCCGGCAATGGCAGCAAAGCGACGGTGCTGGTCAACGAGATCGCGCCGCGCGTGCACAATTCCGGCCACTGGACGCTCGACGGCGCCTCGATTTCACAATTCGAGCAGCACATCCGCGCGATCGCGGGCTGGCCGCTCGGCAAGCCGGTGCGCCATGGGGAGGTCACCATGACCAACCTGATCGGCGACGACATTCTGAGCTACGAGCAGTGGCTCACCGTTCCCGGCGCGACCGTGCATCTGTACGGCAAAGGCACGCCGCGCCCGGGACGCAAGATGGGCCACGTCACCGAAGTGACGCCGCCGCGCAAGTCATAGCCGATTGAGACCTGCTGGTGTCCCGAATCCCACG
The window above is part of the Bradyrhizobium sp. PSBB068 genome. Proteins encoded here:
- a CDS encoding 5-(carboxyamino)imidazole ribonucleotide synthase, which encodes MTASNPVKLKPGDTIGILGGGQLGRMLAMAAARLGLRCQVFSPDPDSPAFDVVQHATCAEYADVEALELFANDVDVVTYEFENVPAATAMVLAARRPVLPAYKILETTQDRLIEKDFVSKLGIGTADYADVSSVATLRAAIERIGLPAVIKTRRFGYDGKGQAIIRAGDDIEQVWDDLGTKSAILEAFVPFEREISVIAARSASGEVECFDVTENEHRDHILKFSRVPAAIPEELAAQARAIAEKIASALDYVGVLAVELFVVPGNGSKATVLVNEIAPRVHNSGHWTLDGASISQFEQHIRAIAGWPLGKPVRHGEVTMTNLIGDDILSYEQWLTVPGATVHLYGKGTPRPGRKMGHVTEVTPPRKS